Proteins encoded together in one Paracoccus sp. SMMA_5_TC window:
- the tmk gene encoding dTMP kinase, protein MFISFEGIDGSGKSTQARRLAQELARRGQDVVLTREPGGSPGAEEIRRLLVEGGGERWSPETELLLFTAARRDHVERLIQPALARGSWVISDRFADSTRVYQGQVRADLASLVEELHRLTIGIEPDLTLVIDIDPGVAFARGMARGGQEDRFEALGLEFQEKLRAGFHRLVRSHPERMRLIDGTGSADEVAARVLAALP, encoded by the coding sequence ATGTTCATCAGTTTCGAGGGCATCGATGGGTCGGGCAAGTCGACTCAGGCCCGCCGTTTGGCCCAGGAACTGGCACGCCGCGGTCAGGACGTGGTCCTGACGCGTGAACCCGGTGGCAGCCCCGGCGCCGAAGAAATCCGTCGCCTTCTGGTCGAAGGCGGGGGCGAGAGATGGTCGCCGGAAACGGAATTGCTGCTCTTCACCGCCGCCCGGCGCGATCATGTCGAGCGGCTGATCCAGCCTGCGCTGGCCCGAGGCTCATGGGTGATCTCGGACCGGTTTGCCGATTCGACCCGGGTCTACCAAGGTCAGGTCCGCGCCGATCTGGCCAGCCTGGTCGAGGAGCTGCATCGTCTGACCATAGGGATCGAGCCCGATCTGACGCTGGTCATCGACATCGACCCGGGCGTGGCTTTTGCCCGTGGCATGGCGCGCGGCGGGCAAGAGGATCGCTTCGAGGCGCTTGGCCTGGAGTTTCAGGAAAAGCTGCGCGCAGGATTCCACCGCCTTGTCCGGTCGCATCCCGAACGGATGAGGCTGATCGACGGCACCGGCAGCGCCGATGAGGTCGCAGCGCGGGTTCTGGCTGCCCTGCCATGA
- a CDS encoding MBL fold metallo-hydrolase: MIRATILGCGSSGGVPRLGNRWGECNPDNPRNRRRRCALLVERHGHDGVTRLLIDTGPDLVPQLLDAGVGELDAVVYTHAHADHIHGIDDLRQIAFNMHRMMPVWADAATAEALQTRFGYIFQTPPGSSYPPVCRLQPICGPFGIDGPGGTIELAPFEVDHGDIDALGFRIGGLEESLVYLPDVLSIPEEAWPTIMGCDVFICDALRRTPHPSHAHLALAVEWIARSGCRQGIITNMHIDLDYDAVMRETPDNVIPAHDGLQIELI; this comes from the coding sequence ATGATCCGGGCGACGATCCTGGGCTGCGGCTCGTCTGGCGGTGTGCCGCGGCTGGGCAACCGCTGGGGCGAATGCAACCCGGACAATCCGCGCAACCGCCGCCGCCGCTGTGCGCTGCTGGTCGAGCGCCATGGCCATGACGGCGTGACCCGGTTGCTGATCGATACCGGCCCCGACCTGGTGCCGCAGCTTCTGGATGCCGGGGTCGGCGAACTGGACGCCGTGGTCTATACCCACGCGCATGCAGACCACATCCACGGCATCGACGACCTGCGCCAGATCGCCTTCAACATGCACCGGATGATGCCAGTCTGGGCCGATGCCGCGACCGCCGAGGCATTACAGACCCGCTTCGGCTATATCTTCCAGACCCCTCCCGGATCGTCCTATCCCCCGGTCTGCCGATTGCAGCCGATCTGCGGGCCGTTCGGCATAGATGGACCTGGCGGGACCATCGAACTGGCGCCCTTCGAGGTCGATCATGGCGACATCGATGCGCTGGGTTTTCGCATCGGCGGGTTGGAGGAAAGCCTGGTCTACCTGCCCGACGTGCTGTCGATCCCCGAAGAGGCCTGGCCGACGATCATGGGCTGCGATGTTTTCATCTGCGATGCGCTGCGTCGCACCCCGCATCCCAGCCACGCCCACCTGGCGCTGGCAGTCGAATGGATCGCGCGCTCTGGCTGCAGGCAAGGCATCATCACCAACATGCATATCGATCTGGATTACGACGCGGTGATGCGCGAAACCCCCGACAACGTCATTCCAGCGCATGACGGGTTGCAGATCGAAC
- a CDS encoding DNA polymerase III subunit delta', which translates to MSDDALIETDRAPGCPHPRMAGRVIGHDAAVAEIVAANRASRLHHGWLISGPRGIGKATLAWAMAKWLLSGAESDDLTIPSDLPILHRVMALSEPRLHLLRRSVDERSGRVRQEITVDDVRQLHGFFHLSAAEGGRRIAIIDAAEDMNIAAANALLKLLEEPPRQALILMVTHQPGRLLPTIRSRCRELRLQALHPDAMARILTDLGVSEDAMRLSALSGGSAGEAMRLARQGGLELYDRLLALMADFPRLDRSAALALAEAAGASPGADGDPFDLMLTLLDRLLSRAARTGLHRPPDPVAAAAEPAVLTRMAPDERAARRWAVAQAELTARARAGRAVNLDPSALVLDMLIGLAKQTGA; encoded by the coding sequence ATGAGCGACGATGCCCTGATCGAAACCGACCGCGCCCCGGGCTGCCCGCATCCGCGCATGGCTGGTCGGGTGATCGGCCATGACGCGGCGGTGGCCGAGATCGTCGCGGCGAACCGCGCATCACGCTTGCATCATGGCTGGCTGATTTCCGGCCCGCGCGGCATCGGCAAGGCCACGCTGGCCTGGGCGATGGCGAAATGGCTGCTGTCGGGCGCGGAATCCGATGACCTGACGATCCCAAGCGACCTGCCCATCTTGCACCGGGTCATGGCGCTGAGCGAGCCGCGCCTGCATCTGCTGCGCCGCTCGGTCGACGAGCGTTCCGGCCGCGTGCGACAAGAAATTACGGTCGACGACGTGCGACAGCTGCATGGCTTCTTTCACCTGAGCGCGGCGGAAGGCGGCCGACGCATCGCGATCATCGATGCGGCCGAGGACATGAATATCGCCGCGGCCAACGCGCTTCTGAAGCTGCTGGAAGAGCCCCCGCGCCAGGCGCTGATCCTGATGGTGACACATCAGCCCGGGCGCCTGCTGCCCACGATACGTTCGCGATGCCGGGAACTGCGTCTGCAGGCCCTGCACCCTGATGCAATGGCCCGCATCCTGACGGATCTGGGCGTCAGCGAGGACGCGATGCGGTTATCGGCGCTGTCTGGTGGTTCGGCAGGTGAGGCAATGCGCCTGGCGCGACAGGGCGGGCTGGAGCTTTACGATCGACTGCTGGCGCTGATGGCCGATTTTCCCCGGCTGGACCGAAGCGCGGCGCTGGCGTTGGCCGAAGCTGCCGGGGCCAGCCCGGGGGCGGACGGCGATCCCTTCGACCTGATGCTGACGCTGCTGGACCGGCTGCTCAGCCGCGCGGCACGAACCGGTTTGCATAGGCCGCCGGACCCGGTCGCAGCAGCAGCAGAGCCTGCCGTTCTGACCCGCATGGCGCCCGACGAACGCGCGGCACGCCGCTGGGCAGTCGCCCAGGCCGAACTGACGGCGCGGGCACGGGCGGGCAGGGCAGTCAACCTTGACCCTTCTGCGCTGGTGTTGGATATGCTGATCGGGCTGGCAAAGCAGACCGGCGCCTGA
- a CDS encoding TatD family hydrolase: MSDTAPICLVDSHCHLDFPDFDGETADLVARARAAGVERMVTICTRLRNEPAIRALANAHEGVFYAAGTHPMYAAEEPMATVDQLLALTAHPRFVGIGETGLDYHYTADSAAVQAESLRVHIEAARRSGLPLIVHSRDADRDMARLLEQEYRVGPFTAVMHCYTSGPELAQTALDLGFYLSMSGIAAFPRSTEIRQIFAAAPADRILVETDAPYLAPPPFRGKRNEPAHVVHTARVGAEIMGMSLAEFARLTTANFDRLFTRAAA; encoded by the coding sequence ATGTCCGATACTGCCCCCATCTGCCTGGTGGACAGCCATTGCCACCTAGATTTCCCCGATTTCGACGGCGAGACCGCCGATCTGGTCGCCCGCGCCCGCGCCGCCGGTGTCGAGCGCATGGTCACGATCTGCACCCGGCTGCGCAACGAACCCGCAATTCGCGCCTTGGCCAATGCGCATGAGGGGGTGTTCTACGCTGCCGGCACCCACCCGATGTATGCCGCCGAAGAACCGATGGCGACGGTCGATCAACTGCTGGCGCTGACGGCACATCCCCGCTTTGTCGGCATCGGCGAAACCGGGCTGGATTATCACTATACCGCCGACAGCGCCGCGGTGCAGGCCGAAAGCCTGCGCGTGCATATCGAGGCCGCGCGCCGCAGCGGCCTGCCGCTGATCGTGCATTCGCGCGACGCCGACCGCGACATGGCCCGGCTGCTGGAACAGGAATATCGCGTCGGGCCGTTCACCGCCGTGATGCATTGCTACACCAGCGGCCCGGAGCTGGCACAGACCGCGCTGGACTTGGGCTTTTACCTGTCAATGTCCGGAATCGCCGCCTTTCCGCGCTCGACCGAGATCCGCCAGATCTTTGCCGCAGCACCCGCCGACCGCATCCTGGTCGAAACCGATGCGCCCTATCTGGCCCCCCCGCCCTTTCGCGGCAAGCGCAACGAACCGGCCCATGTCGTCCATACCGCCCGCGTCGGGGCCGAGATCATGGGCATGAGCCTGGCCGAATTCGCCCGGCTGACCACCGCCAATTTCGACCGCCTGTTCACGCGGGCTGCGGCATGA